Below is a window of bacterium DNA.
CCTCCGCGGTGAAGGAGGAGCGAACGATGAGGGAAGAGGATTGAGGATAGAGGATTGAGGATTGAGTGCCGGTGGCGGGACGCGCCGCGTCGAAATGACGAACGATCGACCGGGCCGCGCGGCGGGCGTGGGCGGCGCGCCTTTCGGGCGGCGCGGATTCGGGCAGGCTACGCACGGCGACGCCAGGAGGGACGAGTTCGCCTTCACGAAGCGCACGGGCTAGCTCCACGGCTTTCGCGCCAAAATGGCGTCGCGCCCGCGCGGTGTCAGGCAGCCGATCAAACGGCACGACAAGGCGCGGCGGCGCGAAAGCGCGGACGAGCCGAACAACGGCGTATATCGCTGCACCCAGGCCGAGGGCACCGGTGACAAACGCCGCGCCGCCGGCCGCTCCGGGCGAAATCAGCGACGCGGCGATCGCGGCGGCGAAAGCCAATAACAACGCGACGACATACGCCGCCGCAAGTACGAGGAACACCGGCGCCGCGGCGAGAAGGCCGAGGTAGACGCCGATCGCCGGTGGCGCGCCGTGTGCAAGCAGGCCGGAGAGAAGCCGGACGATCGAAGGCAATACGTACGCGAGTACGCCGGTGAGATTTGGAAATAGCGGTGGCAAATCGTTGGGGACGAAATTCATGAGCCCGTTACCGTGACGGAAGAAGTCGCCATCCGCCGCGTAGCGGTTTTCGCGCCGGGGCCGCGTTTGCGAACGCGTCTTCGCGGCGCGCGGGTATCAGGAGGCGGCGTAAGCGCGCCCACGCGGGGTTTCGCTGCGGAAAATTACGAATCGCGGTCGGCATGGAACGTGCTTTAATCCGGGGTGGAGTGGTCCCGCTCCGTGCCGGTCGTG
It encodes the following:
- a CDS encoding PEP/pyruvate-binding domain-containing protein is translated as MNFVPNDLPPLFPNLTGVLAYVLPSIVRLLSGLLAHGAPPAIGVYLGLLAAAPVFLVLAAAYVVALLLAFAAAIAASLISPGAAGGAAFVTGALGLGAAIYAVVRLVRAFAPPRLVVPFDRLPDTARARRHFGAKAVELARALREGELVPPGVAVRSLPESAPPERRAAHARRAARSIVRHFDAARPATGTQSSILYPQSSSLIVRSSFTAEDARDASYAGIFRSVLDVAPEEDAIARAIEDVLASAGGGARARYESAKGTRRQARLAVIVQRQIRETLGGTAASFDISTGRRDARLVEIERGGRATLLLRPSGAVEATAGSIDPATEAESAVQLAAGAATRIAARRGVDVHIEWGYDGALHIYQVREIAGESVRVTLARAEGLGPARALSPLSRDVHFGDRALAAG